In a single window of the Rhodamnia argentea isolate NSW1041297 chromosome 2, ASM2092103v1, whole genome shotgun sequence genome:
- the LOC115756470 gene encoding C2 domain-containing protein At1g53590-like isoform X1 has product MDITEVTLMHHVCIVMLLLWLLCRCNLCHPITFIVSIFYLYLIQENYITRLRKKLGFEERKQSYQRRVMTDSETVRWLNYALEKIWPVCLEQISSQKFLLPIVPWFLDKYKPWTVKEASIQHLYLGSKPPMFTEVRVIRQATGDDHLVLQLGINFLNTDDISAIFAVKLRKAFGFGILAKLHMTGMHVEGKVVLGVKFIPTWPYLGRLRVCFAEPPYFQMTLKPMSSYGLDVTELPGISGWIDKILSVAFEQSLVEPNMLVVDVEKLVAPQQDGKSQQETWFSVDVKEPVAYAKVEVIEASEMKPSDLNGSADPYVKGKLGPYRFKTKTQKKTLAPKWHEEFRIPIITWEMPNVLNLEVLDKDHFIDGDLGNCSLNINDLRDGQRHDLWLPLRNIKMGKLHLGITILESGQGEVFLCTGGSINREDQGDSLANDGANRSPLQSLSSQNFSRPEEEFEPINIGGLKENGVWIYHPGCEKSQIWEPRKGKSRRLDKQIHRESNVVDANVVESVRSAGGIIKDDRDDKHLKSPLWRGIGKISSVFRRKSKEEDSSVVGEGIPSSLANIKAVNSKEIGVRLVLEDGLSGPTSSNVLSERILNPTKNENRGSEKGKMKDTAKSFPRQAEKSVRSAKHVFPRKGPRRSQDESSSLTGATVSPESSYSGNEPLLPPLYISKVEAIPVDSRSA; this is encoded by the exons ATGGACATAACAGAGGTTACACTGATGCACCATGTGTGCATTGTGATGCTGCTGCTCTGGTTGCTCTGCAGATGCAACCTCTGCCATCCGATAACCTTCATCGTCTCCATCTTCTATCTGTACTTG ATTCAGGAGAATTACATCACGAGATTAAGGAAGAAGTTAGGATTCGAGGAGAGGAAACAGTCATATCAGAGACGG GTGATGACTGATTCGGAAACGGTGAGGTGGTTGAACTACGCATTGGAGAAGATATGGCCTGTGTGTTTAGAACAAATTTCCTCACAGAAGTTTCTCCTTCCCATTGTACCCTGGTTCTTGGACAAGTACAAACCATGGACAGTT AAGGAGGCTTCAATTCAGCACCTGTACCTTGGAAGCAAACCCCCGATGTTTACAGAAGTTCGCGTTATTCGTCAGGCCACTGGTGATGACCACTTG GTCTTGCAGTTGGGGATAAATTTTCTCAATACAGATGATATTAGTGCGATATTTGCTGTCAAGCTAAGGAAAGCATTTGGATTTggaattttggcaaaattgcaTATGACCGGTATGCATGTGGAAGGGAAG GTGGTACTCGGGGTAAAGTTCATTCCAACCTGGCCTTACCTGGGACGTTTACGAGTGTGCTTTGCTGAGCCCCCATATTTTCAGATGACTCTGAAGCCTATGTCCTCGTATGGGCTTGATGTGACCGAACTTCCTGGTATTTCTGGATGGATT GATAAAATTCTTTCTGTTGCATTTGAGCAATCACTCGTTGAG CCAAATATGCTGGTGGTTGATGTGGAGAAACTTGTTGCACCTCAACAAGATGGCAAATCGCAGCAAG AAACTTGGTTCTCTGTGGATGTTAAGGAACCTGTGGCTTATGCCAAAGTAGAAGTCATAGAAGCATCTGAGATGAAGCCGTCTGATTTGAATG GATCAGCTGATCCATATGTGAAGGGGAAGTTGGGTCCTTACAGATTCAAGACTAAAACACAGAAGAAAACATTAGCTCCTAAATGGCACGAGGAATTCAGGATTCCCATCATCACATGGGAAATGCCTAATGTGCTAAATCTGGAAGTTCTTGACAAGGATCATTTCATCGATGGTGATCTCGG AAACTGCTCTTTAAACATTAATGATCTCAGAGATGGACAGAGACATGATTTGTGGCTACCTCTTCGGAATATTAAAATGGGGAAGTTGCACCTTGGCATAACTATACTGGAAAGTGGACAG GGGGAAGTTTTTTTATGTACTGGGGGGTCAATCAACAGAGAAGATCAAGGTGATTCACTTGCAAATGATGGAGCTAATAGAAGTCCCTTGCAATCTTTATCGTCACAAAACTTTTCGAGACCAGAGGAAGAGTTTGAACCTATTAATATAGGAGGGCTTAAAGAGAATGGAGTATGGATTTATCACCCGGGGTGCGAGAAGTCACAAATATGGGAACCAAGGAAAGGGAAAAGTCGACGCCTGGATAAACAAATTCACAGGGAGTCTAACGTTGttgatgcaaatgttgttgAATCTGTTAGAAGTGCTGGCGGCATTATTAAGGATGACCGGGATGATAAACATTTGAAGAGCCCACTTTGGAGGGGCATAGGGAAAATCAGTTCAGTATTTCGGAGGAAAAGTAAAGAGGAAGATTCCAGTGTTGTTGGAGAGGGAATTCCATCTTCACTTGCTAACATTAAGGCGGTCAATTCAAAAGAGATAGGAGTCAGGTTAGTTCTTGAGGATGGCCTTTCGGGACCAACGTCATCGAACGTGCTCTCAGAAAGAATTTTGAATCCTACCAAGAATGAGAACAGAGGCAGTGAGAAAGGAAAGATGAAAGACACGGCAAAAAGCTTCCCAAGACAAGCCGAAAAATCTGTTCGCAGTGCGAAGCATGTGTTTCCAAGAAAAGGACCGAGGAGATCCCAAGACGAGTCTTCGTCTTTGACAGGAGCCACTGTCTCCCCGGAGTCAAGTTACTCTGGCAACGAGCCTCTGTTGCCTCCACTCTACATTTCTAAGGTTGAAGCAATTCCTGTAGACTCTCGTTCTGCATAG
- the LOC115756470 gene encoding C2 domain-containing protein At1g53590-like isoform X2 — translation MDITEVTLMHHVCIVMLLLWLLCRCNLCHPITFIVSIFYLYLENYITRLRKKLGFEERKQSYQRRVMTDSETVRWLNYALEKIWPVCLEQISSQKFLLPIVPWFLDKYKPWTVKEASIQHLYLGSKPPMFTEVRVIRQATGDDHLVLQLGINFLNTDDISAIFAVKLRKAFGFGILAKLHMTGMHVEGKVVLGVKFIPTWPYLGRLRVCFAEPPYFQMTLKPMSSYGLDVTELPGISGWIDKILSVAFEQSLVEPNMLVVDVEKLVAPQQDGKSQQETWFSVDVKEPVAYAKVEVIEASEMKPSDLNGSADPYVKGKLGPYRFKTKTQKKTLAPKWHEEFRIPIITWEMPNVLNLEVLDKDHFIDGDLGNCSLNINDLRDGQRHDLWLPLRNIKMGKLHLGITILESGQGEVFLCTGGSINREDQGDSLANDGANRSPLQSLSSQNFSRPEEEFEPINIGGLKENGVWIYHPGCEKSQIWEPRKGKSRRLDKQIHRESNVVDANVVESVRSAGGIIKDDRDDKHLKSPLWRGIGKISSVFRRKSKEEDSSVVGEGIPSSLANIKAVNSKEIGVRLVLEDGLSGPTSSNVLSERILNPTKNENRGSEKGKMKDTAKSFPRQAEKSVRSAKHVFPRKGPRRSQDESSSLTGATVSPESSYSGNEPLLPPLYISKVEAIPVDSRSA, via the exons ATGGACATAACAGAGGTTACACTGATGCACCATGTGTGCATTGTGATGCTGCTGCTCTGGTTGCTCTGCAGATGCAACCTCTGCCATCCGATAACCTTCATCGTCTCCATCTTCTATCTGTACTTG GAGAATTACATCACGAGATTAAGGAAGAAGTTAGGATTCGAGGAGAGGAAACAGTCATATCAGAGACGG GTGATGACTGATTCGGAAACGGTGAGGTGGTTGAACTACGCATTGGAGAAGATATGGCCTGTGTGTTTAGAACAAATTTCCTCACAGAAGTTTCTCCTTCCCATTGTACCCTGGTTCTTGGACAAGTACAAACCATGGACAGTT AAGGAGGCTTCAATTCAGCACCTGTACCTTGGAAGCAAACCCCCGATGTTTACAGAAGTTCGCGTTATTCGTCAGGCCACTGGTGATGACCACTTG GTCTTGCAGTTGGGGATAAATTTTCTCAATACAGATGATATTAGTGCGATATTTGCTGTCAAGCTAAGGAAAGCATTTGGATTTggaattttggcaaaattgcaTATGACCGGTATGCATGTGGAAGGGAAG GTGGTACTCGGGGTAAAGTTCATTCCAACCTGGCCTTACCTGGGACGTTTACGAGTGTGCTTTGCTGAGCCCCCATATTTTCAGATGACTCTGAAGCCTATGTCCTCGTATGGGCTTGATGTGACCGAACTTCCTGGTATTTCTGGATGGATT GATAAAATTCTTTCTGTTGCATTTGAGCAATCACTCGTTGAG CCAAATATGCTGGTGGTTGATGTGGAGAAACTTGTTGCACCTCAACAAGATGGCAAATCGCAGCAAG AAACTTGGTTCTCTGTGGATGTTAAGGAACCTGTGGCTTATGCCAAAGTAGAAGTCATAGAAGCATCTGAGATGAAGCCGTCTGATTTGAATG GATCAGCTGATCCATATGTGAAGGGGAAGTTGGGTCCTTACAGATTCAAGACTAAAACACAGAAGAAAACATTAGCTCCTAAATGGCACGAGGAATTCAGGATTCCCATCATCACATGGGAAATGCCTAATGTGCTAAATCTGGAAGTTCTTGACAAGGATCATTTCATCGATGGTGATCTCGG AAACTGCTCTTTAAACATTAATGATCTCAGAGATGGACAGAGACATGATTTGTGGCTACCTCTTCGGAATATTAAAATGGGGAAGTTGCACCTTGGCATAACTATACTGGAAAGTGGACAG GGGGAAGTTTTTTTATGTACTGGGGGGTCAATCAACAGAGAAGATCAAGGTGATTCACTTGCAAATGATGGAGCTAATAGAAGTCCCTTGCAATCTTTATCGTCACAAAACTTTTCGAGACCAGAGGAAGAGTTTGAACCTATTAATATAGGAGGGCTTAAAGAGAATGGAGTATGGATTTATCACCCGGGGTGCGAGAAGTCACAAATATGGGAACCAAGGAAAGGGAAAAGTCGACGCCTGGATAAACAAATTCACAGGGAGTCTAACGTTGttgatgcaaatgttgttgAATCTGTTAGAAGTGCTGGCGGCATTATTAAGGATGACCGGGATGATAAACATTTGAAGAGCCCACTTTGGAGGGGCATAGGGAAAATCAGTTCAGTATTTCGGAGGAAAAGTAAAGAGGAAGATTCCAGTGTTGTTGGAGAGGGAATTCCATCTTCACTTGCTAACATTAAGGCGGTCAATTCAAAAGAGATAGGAGTCAGGTTAGTTCTTGAGGATGGCCTTTCGGGACCAACGTCATCGAACGTGCTCTCAGAAAGAATTTTGAATCCTACCAAGAATGAGAACAGAGGCAGTGAGAAAGGAAAGATGAAAGACACGGCAAAAAGCTTCCCAAGACAAGCCGAAAAATCTGTTCGCAGTGCGAAGCATGTGTTTCCAAGAAAAGGACCGAGGAGATCCCAAGACGAGTCTTCGTCTTTGACAGGAGCCACTGTCTCCCCGGAGTCAAGTTACTCTGGCAACGAGCCTCTGTTGCCTCCACTCTACATTTCTAAGGTTGAAGCAATTCCTGTAGACTCTCGTTCTGCATAG